The following are encoded together in the Malaya genurostris strain Urasoe2022 chromosome 3, Malgen_1.1, whole genome shotgun sequence genome:
- the LOC131439276 gene encoding uncharacterized protein LOC131439276 isoform X6, which yields MSGDVQPRKRKDKKRKKDDEDTVKETSNPKHAPSSAAQISTQPGDIQMHIHSDHGTGGNWCAKIVFFLLLTGLGVLIGLILIENRGVSNADTPLSESRYAEYLSGWVDENREDDHHEEILNAINQLEEEDHDDEDHDDDGEPYAEEEDHDDEQEAHDKEEEEEPQKLDDDEVEEIVATEQQEPSLQESKDSEDIVEDEDDEPKDQQNENNDPIDDEDDRRSADAIAKEIDELAEADEELPFEEEANKQKRSPTTVHNHVQQKLDPSNEFQTQHILKDVETKPKDPVVSAEILATQMDELVENYNKLAEMLNVPAEVRVQHEIDTKDDDDDDGDGNDDVEQDVSVNDDNENDKYNVNDDDDDDDDDDGTNDLEDEFENVVDNDDGEEEYLSKVRQEQELKNQINDKQKEDEPREEVSLAVQLFVGAALVVAAHLLLKPPRGVPRSETAVPSKSTAKASTVSKLEEQLTRNELAMNAANRRIDSDVNELFINQTKDFDRSTVNIEDFVKVEKDEHTGDQPFLENADEGQDEISYSGEEDYDFDQDEYTDELEEIEEEEEEETEEYAKIQEMNILEQQEREIGTFVPTTFEEFSAMYRPDAAAAEVEAEAIAPSLAVQIAETLPVVAEPVPVPTPKNSKKNAFKESPLLKKKPPKGAVGKLIYGLHKDPIISAKDIQTASEKAASTSQGTKEKRVEFLLPDEPSEIPELEAFEIKSDPPEYADNGSKENLFIPYDEYGVDESFENEMVYEDDEILFQQYPSDEEEVSYSDEYPEDVSDVDDSDLMRRLEEKYGKLENEKSAEPEQEELEESWTNIPSRPSGSQTYEEELRKADRQLDEFRNAKRALASYEDLLIKQPRLIAALVGKARALDLLAEQEQSNIVLGEAIEAYRDVIMMGQAIDDDTLKAISERCIERIRFRGQYLKAIDIHQVLIKRFDTEPKYRNQLAVTYLMANRLVEAKAVLHETLMRWIEDGFALVHYGFVLKNHDKNMELAVQYLQEGIETGHEGTQDGRFYFHLGDALQRLGRNDEALEVYQKGAEQKLFLSMYQRSLYNEDSLKSRPFWTIEQTTFASQLNTIQSQWTAIRDEGLKLLNAAGTFRDEAENLRDRGDWKQFELFMRGYRIDKNCAKAPLTCKLVEQFTAARTCKRGQIKFSVMQPGTHVWPHCGPTNCRIRAHLGLMVPDGVSIRVANETRHWENGRWLIFDDSYEHEVWHNGTDTRLVLIVDFWHPDLNDNQRKTLSPI from the exons ATGTCCGGGGATGTTCAGCCCAGGAAACGTAAGGataagaaaaggaaaaaag ATGACGAAGACACGGTAAAGGAGACTTCAAACCCGAAACATGCGCCTTCCAGTGCTGCTCAGATCTCGACTCAACCTGGAGATATTCAGATGCACATCCACAGCGACCATGGAACCGGTGGAAATTGGTGTGCTAAAATTGTGTTTTTCTTATTGTTGACCGGGTTAGGAGTGTTGATTGGTTTGATTCTAATCGAGAATCGAGGAGTGTCGAATGCCGATACACCATTGTCCGAGTCGCGTTATGCTGAATATCTTAGTGGATGGGTTGACGAGAATCGCGAAGATGATCATCATGAAGAAATTCTTAATGCCATAAATCAACTGGAGGAGGAGGACCACGATGATGAAGATCACGATGACGATGGTGAACCGTACGCCGAAGAAGAAGACCACGATGATGAACAGGAGGCTCACgataaagaagaagaagaagaaccaCAGAAACTTGACGATGACGAAGTGGAAGAAATTGTTGCAACAGAACAACAAGAACCCTCTCTACAAGAATCGAAAGATTCCGAGGACATTGTCGAGGATGAAGATGACG AGCCAAAAGATCAGCAGAATGAAAACAACGATCCGATTGATGACGAGGACGATAGGAGAAGTGCCGATGCGATTGCCAAAGAGATTGACGAACTGGCCGAGGCCGATGAAGAGCTGCCGTTTGAGGAGGAG GCTAACAAACAAAAGCGCTCACCGACGACGGTGCATAATCATGTACAACAAAAGTTGGATCCGTCCAACGAGTTCCAAACG caacatatttTAAAGGATGTAGAAACTAAACCAAAAGATCCAGTGGTTAGCGCCGAGATACTTGCAACTCAAATGGATGAATTGGTAGAAAACTACAATAAATTGGCAGAGATGCTAAATGTTCCAGCGGAGGTTCGGGTCCAGCATGAAATCGACACTAAG gacgacgatgatgacgacggtGATGGCAATGACGATGTCGAACAAGATGTTTCAGTTAATGATGACAACGAAAATGATAAATATAatgtgaatgatgatgatgatgatgatgacgatgacgatggTACTAATGATTTGGAAGACGAGTTTGAAAACGTTGTTGACAACGACGATGGAGAGGAGGAGTATCTCAGTAAAGTGAGACAGGAACAGGAGcttaaaaatcaaatcaatgaTAAGCAAAAAGAAGACGAACCACGAGAAGAAGTATCTC TTGCGGTACAACTTTTTGTTGGTGCTGCGTTGGTCGTTGCCGCTCATCTCCTTTTGAAGCCCCCGCGTGGTGTCCCTCGGTCGGAAACAGCAGTGCCATCTA AGTCAACGGCAAAAGCCTCTACGGTTTCCAAGCTGGAAGAACAGCTAACGAGGAATGAACTAGCTATGAATGCAGCCAATAGAAGAATTGATTCTGATGTGAATGAGCTATTCATCAACCAAACCAAAGATTTTGATCGTTCAACAGTCAATATTGAAGATTTTGTTAAAGTTGAAAAAGATGAGCATACTGGAGATCAACCTTTCCTGGAAAACG CTGACGAAGGCCAGGATGAAATCTCTTATTCCGGAGAGGAGGATTATGATTTCGATCAAGATGAATACACGGATGAACTGGAAGAAatcgaagaagaagaagaagaagaaacagAAGAGTACGCGAAAATTCAGGAAATGAACATACTTGAGCAACAGGAGCGAGAAATCGGTACTTTCGTACCGACCACGTTTGAAGAGTTCAGTGCAATGTATCGGCCCGATGCGGCAGCGGCAGAGGTAGAGGCAGAAGCCATCGCTCCATCCCTAGCTGTTCAAATCGCTGAAACACTTCCCGTAGTTGCAGAACCTGTGCCTGTTCCAACTccgaaaaatagtaaaaaaaacgcCTTTAAAGAATCGCCACTGTTGAAGAAGAAACCTCCCAAGGGTGCTGTCGGCAAGCTAATATACGGTTTGCACAAAGATCCTATCATCTCAGCTAAAGATATTCAAACGGCGTCAGAAAAAG CTGCGTCAACTAGCCAGGGAACGAAGGAAAAACGCGTCGAGTTCTTGTTGCCTGACGAACCAAGCGAAATTCCCGAATTAGAAGCGTTTGAAATAAAGTCAGACCCACCTGAATATGCGGATAATGGAAGTAAAGAGAATCTGTTTATTCCATATGACGAGTACGGTGTCGACGAATCGTTCGAGAACGAGATGGTTTATGAGGACGACGAGATTCTGTTTCAGCAATATCCATCCGATGAAGAGGAGGTATCATATTCGGATGAGTATCCGGAAGACGTCTCTGATGTTGACGATTCTGATCTGATGAGACGGTTGGAGGAAAAATATGGCAAATTGGAAAACGAGAAATCTGCGGAACCGGAACAGGAAGAGCTTGAAGAAAGCTGGACAA ATATTCCCTCTAGGCCTAGTGGATCTCAGACGTACGAAGAAGAGCTGAGAAAAGCTGACAGACAACTCGACGAG TTCCGGAATGCTAAGAGAGCACTGGCGAGCTATGAGGATCTGTTGATCAAACAACCCCGTCTGATAGCGGCATTAGTCGGCAAAGCCCGTGCCTTAGATCTGCTGGCTGAACAGGAGCAAAGCAACATTGTCCTGGGGGAAGCGATTGAAGCGTACCGTGATGTGATCATGATGGGACAAGCGATAGACGATGACACCTTGAAGGCCATTTCCGAACGTTGCATCGAACGTATTCGGTTTCGAGGCCAGTATTTGAAAGCGATCGATATCCACCAGGTTCTAATCAAACGGTTCGACACGGAACCAAAGTACAGAAATCAGCTTGCTGTTACATATCTTATGGCGAATCG TTTGGTGGAGGCAAAAGCAGTTCTGCACGAGACGCTTATGCGATGGATCGAAGATGGGTTTGCATTAGTGCATTATGGTTTCGTTCTCAAGAATCATGACAAAAATATGGAACTAGCTGTTCAATATCTGCAGGAAGGTATTGAAACCGGACACGAAGGAACACAGGATGGTCGATTCTATTTCCATTTGGGTGATGCATTGCAACGACTAGGAAGAAACGACGAAGCATTGGAGGTTTATCAGAAAGGCGCGGAGCAAAAACTGTTTCTTTCCATGTACCAACGTTCCTTATATAATGAAGATAGTCTCAAATCTCGACCTTTTTGGACGATTGAGCAAACTACATTTGCGAGCCAGTTAAACACGATTCAGTCGCAGTGGACTGCGATTCGAGATGAGGGTTTAAAACTTTTGAACGCGGCTGGTACATTTCGAGATGAGGCAGAGAATCTTCGAGATAGGGGCGACTGGAAACAGTTCGAGCTGTTCATGCGTGGCTATCGGATAGATAAGAATTGTGCCAAAGCTCCACTAACTTGTAAATTGGTCGAACAATTTACTGCAGCACGAACTTGCAAACGAGGTCAAATCAAGTTCAGTGTGATGCAACCGGGAACCCATGTTTGGCCACATTGCGGTCCAACGAACTGCCGAATTCGAGCACATCTTGGACTGATGGTGCCCGATGGAGTTAGTATTCGTGTCGCAAATGAAACGAG ACATTGGGAGAACGGTAGGTGGTTAATCTTTGACGATAGCTACGAGCACGAGGTGTGGCACAACGGTACCGATACTCGACTGGTGCTAATCGTGGATTTCTGGCACCCCGATTTGAACGATAATCAAAGGAAAACGCTGTCCCCGATATGA
- the LOC131439276 gene encoding uncharacterized protein LOC131439276 isoform X2, which translates to MSGDVQPRKRKDKKRKKDDEDTVKETSNPKHAPSSAAQISTQPGDIQMHIHSDHGTGGNWCAKIVFFLLLTGLGVLIGLILIENRGVSNADTPLSESRYAEYLSGWVDENREDDHHEEILNAINQLEEEDHDDEDHDDDGEPYAEEEDHDDEQEAHDKEEEEEPQKLDDDEVEEIVATEQQEPSLQESKDSEDIVEDEDDDNENDNADNEDEEGGDDDDDDEDDYNDVENEDIEADGEDDDNEAVSEPKPIDENNEENDEIQDDEDNNDKIEDQKYYTGKHDAEDADDSEDEPKDQQNENNDPIDDEDDRRSADAIAKEIDELAEADEELPFEEEANKQKRSPTTVHNHVQQKLDPSNEFQTDVETKPKDPVVSAEILATQMDELVENYNKLAEMLNVPAEVRVQHEIDTKDDDDDDGDGNDDVEQDVSVNDDNENDKYNVNDDDDDDDDDDGTNDLEDEFENVVDNDDGEEEYLSKVRQEQELKNQINDKQKEDEPREEVSLAVQLFVGAALVVAAHLLLKPPRGVPRSETAVPSKSTAKASTVSKLEEQLTRNELAMNAANRRIDSDVNELFINQTKDFDRSTVNIEDFVKVEKDEHTGDQPFLENADEGQDEISYSGEEDYDFDQDEYTDELEEIEEEEEEETEEYAKIQEMNILEQQEREIGTFVPTTFEEFSAMYRPDAAAAEVEAEAIAPSLAVQIAETLPVVAEPVPVPTPKNSKKNAFKESPLLKKKPPKGAVGKLIYGLHKDPIISAKDIQTASEKAASTSQGTKEKRVEFLLPDEPSEIPELEAFEIKSDPPEYADNGSKENLFIPYDEYGVDESFENEMVYEDDEILFQQYPSDEEEVSYSDEYPEDVSDVDDSDLMRRLEEKYGKLENEKSAEPEQEELEESWTNIPSRPSGSQTYEEELRKADRQLDEFRNAKRALASYEDLLIKQPRLIAALVGKARALDLLAEQEQSNIVLGEAIEAYRDVIMMGQAIDDDTLKAISERCIERIRFRGQYLKAIDIHQVLIKRFDTEPKYRNQLAVTYLMANRLVEAKAVLHETLMRWIEDGFALVHYGFVLKNHDKNMELAVQYLQEGIETGHEGTQDGRFYFHLGDALQRLGRNDEALEVYQKGAEQKLFLSMYQRSLYNEDSLKSRPFWTIEQTTFASQLNTIQSQWTAIRDEGLKLLNAAGTFRDEAENLRDRGDWKQFELFMRGYRIDKNCAKAPLTCKLVEQFTAARTCKRGQIKFSVMQPGTHVWPHCGPTNCRIRAHLGLMVPDGVSIRVANETRHWENGRWLIFDDSYEHEVWHNGTDTRLVLIVDFWHPDLNDNQRKTLSPI; encoded by the exons ATGTCCGGGGATGTTCAGCCCAGGAAACGTAAGGataagaaaaggaaaaaag ATGACGAAGACACGGTAAAGGAGACTTCAAACCCGAAACATGCGCCTTCCAGTGCTGCTCAGATCTCGACTCAACCTGGAGATATTCAGATGCACATCCACAGCGACCATGGAACCGGTGGAAATTGGTGTGCTAAAATTGTGTTTTTCTTATTGTTGACCGGGTTAGGAGTGTTGATTGGTTTGATTCTAATCGAGAATCGAGGAGTGTCGAATGCCGATACACCATTGTCCGAGTCGCGTTATGCTGAATATCTTAGTGGATGGGTTGACGAGAATCGCGAAGATGATCATCATGAAGAAATTCTTAATGCCATAAATCAACTGGAGGAGGAGGACCACGATGATGAAGATCACGATGACGATGGTGAACCGTACGCCGAAGAAGAAGACCACGATGATGAACAGGAGGCTCACgataaagaagaagaagaagaaccaCAGAAACTTGACGATGACGAAGTGGAAGAAATTGTTGCAACAGAACAACAAGAACCCTCTCTACAAGAATCGAAAGATTCCGAGGACATTGTCGAGGATGAAGATGACG ACAACGAGAATGACAACGCAGACAATGAAGATGAGGAaggtggtgatgatgatgatgatgatgaagatgATTATAATGATGTTGAGAACGAAGACATTGAAGCAGATGGCGAAGACGACGATAATGAGG CTGTTTCAGAACCTAAGCCGATTGatgaaaacaatgaagaaaatgACGAAATTCAGGACGATGAGGACAACAACGATAAAATAGAAGATCAGAAATACTATACTGGAAAACATGACGCAGAAGATGCAGATGATAGCGAAGATG AGCCAAAAGATCAGCAGAATGAAAACAACGATCCGATTGATGACGAGGACGATAGGAGAAGTGCCGATGCGATTGCCAAAGAGATTGACGAACTGGCCGAGGCCGATGAAGAGCTGCCGTTTGAGGAGGAG GCTAACAAACAAAAGCGCTCACCGACGACGGTGCATAATCATGTACAACAAAAGTTGGATCCGTCCAACGAGTTCCAAACG GATGTAGAAACTAAACCAAAAGATCCAGTGGTTAGCGCCGAGATACTTGCAACTCAAATGGATGAATTGGTAGAAAACTACAATAAATTGGCAGAGATGCTAAATGTTCCAGCGGAGGTTCGGGTCCAGCATGAAATCGACACTAAG gacgacgatgatgacgacggtGATGGCAATGACGATGTCGAACAAGATGTTTCAGTTAATGATGACAACGAAAATGATAAATATAatgtgaatgatgatgatgatgatgatgacgatgacgatggTACTAATGATTTGGAAGACGAGTTTGAAAACGTTGTTGACAACGACGATGGAGAGGAGGAGTATCTCAGTAAAGTGAGACAGGAACAGGAGcttaaaaatcaaatcaatgaTAAGCAAAAAGAAGACGAACCACGAGAAGAAGTATCTC TTGCGGTACAACTTTTTGTTGGTGCTGCGTTGGTCGTTGCCGCTCATCTCCTTTTGAAGCCCCCGCGTGGTGTCCCTCGGTCGGAAACAGCAGTGCCATCTA AGTCAACGGCAAAAGCCTCTACGGTTTCCAAGCTGGAAGAACAGCTAACGAGGAATGAACTAGCTATGAATGCAGCCAATAGAAGAATTGATTCTGATGTGAATGAGCTATTCATCAACCAAACCAAAGATTTTGATCGTTCAACAGTCAATATTGAAGATTTTGTTAAAGTTGAAAAAGATGAGCATACTGGAGATCAACCTTTCCTGGAAAACG CTGACGAAGGCCAGGATGAAATCTCTTATTCCGGAGAGGAGGATTATGATTTCGATCAAGATGAATACACGGATGAACTGGAAGAAatcgaagaagaagaagaagaagaaacagAAGAGTACGCGAAAATTCAGGAAATGAACATACTTGAGCAACAGGAGCGAGAAATCGGTACTTTCGTACCGACCACGTTTGAAGAGTTCAGTGCAATGTATCGGCCCGATGCGGCAGCGGCAGAGGTAGAGGCAGAAGCCATCGCTCCATCCCTAGCTGTTCAAATCGCTGAAACACTTCCCGTAGTTGCAGAACCTGTGCCTGTTCCAACTccgaaaaatagtaaaaaaaacgcCTTTAAAGAATCGCCACTGTTGAAGAAGAAACCTCCCAAGGGTGCTGTCGGCAAGCTAATATACGGTTTGCACAAAGATCCTATCATCTCAGCTAAAGATATTCAAACGGCGTCAGAAAAAG CTGCGTCAACTAGCCAGGGAACGAAGGAAAAACGCGTCGAGTTCTTGTTGCCTGACGAACCAAGCGAAATTCCCGAATTAGAAGCGTTTGAAATAAAGTCAGACCCACCTGAATATGCGGATAATGGAAGTAAAGAGAATCTGTTTATTCCATATGACGAGTACGGTGTCGACGAATCGTTCGAGAACGAGATGGTTTATGAGGACGACGAGATTCTGTTTCAGCAATATCCATCCGATGAAGAGGAGGTATCATATTCGGATGAGTATCCGGAAGACGTCTCTGATGTTGACGATTCTGATCTGATGAGACGGTTGGAGGAAAAATATGGCAAATTGGAAAACGAGAAATCTGCGGAACCGGAACAGGAAGAGCTTGAAGAAAGCTGGACAA ATATTCCCTCTAGGCCTAGTGGATCTCAGACGTACGAAGAAGAGCTGAGAAAAGCTGACAGACAACTCGACGAG TTCCGGAATGCTAAGAGAGCACTGGCGAGCTATGAGGATCTGTTGATCAAACAACCCCGTCTGATAGCGGCATTAGTCGGCAAAGCCCGTGCCTTAGATCTGCTGGCTGAACAGGAGCAAAGCAACATTGTCCTGGGGGAAGCGATTGAAGCGTACCGTGATGTGATCATGATGGGACAAGCGATAGACGATGACACCTTGAAGGCCATTTCCGAACGTTGCATCGAACGTATTCGGTTTCGAGGCCAGTATTTGAAAGCGATCGATATCCACCAGGTTCTAATCAAACGGTTCGACACGGAACCAAAGTACAGAAATCAGCTTGCTGTTACATATCTTATGGCGAATCG TTTGGTGGAGGCAAAAGCAGTTCTGCACGAGACGCTTATGCGATGGATCGAAGATGGGTTTGCATTAGTGCATTATGGTTTCGTTCTCAAGAATCATGACAAAAATATGGAACTAGCTGTTCAATATCTGCAGGAAGGTATTGAAACCGGACACGAAGGAACACAGGATGGTCGATTCTATTTCCATTTGGGTGATGCATTGCAACGACTAGGAAGAAACGACGAAGCATTGGAGGTTTATCAGAAAGGCGCGGAGCAAAAACTGTTTCTTTCCATGTACCAACGTTCCTTATATAATGAAGATAGTCTCAAATCTCGACCTTTTTGGACGATTGAGCAAACTACATTTGCGAGCCAGTTAAACACGATTCAGTCGCAGTGGACTGCGATTCGAGATGAGGGTTTAAAACTTTTGAACGCGGCTGGTACATTTCGAGATGAGGCAGAGAATCTTCGAGATAGGGGCGACTGGAAACAGTTCGAGCTGTTCATGCGTGGCTATCGGATAGATAAGAATTGTGCCAAAGCTCCACTAACTTGTAAATTGGTCGAACAATTTACTGCAGCACGAACTTGCAAACGAGGTCAAATCAAGTTCAGTGTGATGCAACCGGGAACCCATGTTTGGCCACATTGCGGTCCAACGAACTGCCGAATTCGAGCACATCTTGGACTGATGGTGCCCGATGGAGTTAGTATTCGTGTCGCAAATGAAACGAG ACATTGGGAGAACGGTAGGTGGTTAATCTTTGACGATAGCTACGAGCACGAGGTGTGGCACAACGGTACCGATACTCGACTGGTGCTAATCGTGGATTTCTGGCACCCCGATTTGAACGATAATCAAAGGAAAACGCTGTCCCCGATATGA